The genomic window GACCAAGTAGTCGTTTTAACAAGGCAAGTAACAAGCCAAAAATCCAATTACTTGGACAAGGCAAGTCGAGTCACAAGTACCTCCAAATTGGCAAGTATTTGACTTGTGCCCAGCCCTATGTTGAATGACATTTGGCTTTTActcaaaacatatacattttgtGAACAGCTATCAAAAAACTGATTtaattggaaaacaaaaaataaaactaatgaaTATAAGCAACCACTGAACAGATAAAATTTTCAAGAGTGAGCTCCATAACAAAAGGCTATGGTGTTGAAAACCATACAATGAGGAATTGCATTTACAGAGAGACTTCCAATATTGTTTTATACATCACCGAACAACACAAGAAACCCagagtttctgttttttttttcttatatgtcaAAGAGAATATGCAGTCTAATGTCGAAATGGACTCAGACCaatacaaaactgaaaaaaaatctataaccttttcttcttttttttgtttacctcCAACGCTAGTCAGTAAGGTAATGAAGctgaaaacaaattcttcaGCAGCTAAATGGTTTGGTTGGAGAAGTGGAAACATGTTCCGTATCTTACAAGactaatcatcatcatcctctgaATCTGCCATTCACAAAAGAACCAAACTATGGTTACACAAAAACTTCAATAGATCACATTACATACCCAACACAACATACAACAATGAAGAAGACTATAATAGCTTGTGGCTTTGCAAGTAAGTAAGAAAGTCATTTCCCCTTAAAGCTAGCCAGTTTAGCAATAGAGAAAGATGACCCGGACTCATATGAAAGATATAAACAAGTCTTACCGGATCTTATGTCTTCTCCAacttttcctctgtttttaagtAGTCTTACAATCATGGCACAAATGAGATACCACCAATATATGTGGAAAACAAGCAGCATTAGTAACATAGTGTTGAAAGAATAGTACATCAATGTGCCTTCAGCTGATGTCATATCCAAATAATCCAGGAGTTCAATgcttcaacaaacaaaaatgtgaaTCTCAGATCAAACATTGACATCAAGTAAAAGACATTAAAACTAAATAGAGTTCAAATATAGTATGTCTACCTCGTGGCCCTGATGATCCAAAATGGGAAGTATATCAACCGTAGCAATAGCCAGGAGACAGCAAATAATGCAAAACATACACTTGCTCCAAATTCTTTTTCAGAGTACTTGAAAATTTTAGCAGTTTCCATAAAGACATCACTTGCATCATGAAGGGCTAGGATGATTGCTCCAATCCGGAAAAAACtgcagaagaaaacaaaacaattcccAGTAGTCTTTTAATCTTTCTAGGTTGCTCTATAGCTcactaaacaacaaaacatcaGTCAACAGAATCtttttaacaagaaaacaaatgcaaaGAACTTTTTTACAGTAAAAGCTCTTTTAGATTGAATTGATTTGTTAAACTTAGCAAATCCTTTCAAAATCTAGGTGCTACTTAAGATATGAACTGATTAAATCTAGGTGCTAATTGATTAACTCTTTTCAACAAAGGATGTTCTGATGCAAAATGATGAATCAAGGTGTAATTACCTGGTTAAGTAGGAGTAGCTAAGCAGGATGATTGTAATTACATGGTGAGACATCATGACAGCAAAATCCTTTCTTCTTGTCTCCCATGCAAGCAACGCAGCCACACCATACACATAAAAACCGCACTGGCACATATAGTAAAGCTTTATTGAAagcctacaaaaaaaaagaaaacaacattcTAATGTATCACATGTCCTGGGTACTATGCCATGAAAATGAACTCTACGGGCATAATTCTAAACCAAGAAACTCAAGGCAGCTAGCAAAAGTGAATACTCACTTCAACTCTTGATTAGGCCAACCGTGGAAGTAGAGTTTGATATCTCTAGCCCACGGCTCGTGATAAATGACTTGTAGAACGAAAAAGTCACAAGCAGCATAATACAACAATTTCCACAAGGACTCTTTGCATTTGACGATTTTTGCCCGAGTAGCAGCATCATTCAATTTAATCGGAGCAGAACCAGTACTCAAAAGCCAAAGAGCTATCCTCTgacaaagattaaaaacaaaatgagacaCCAATAAATCGACAAGTAACCAACAAAACTGTTCCTTTGTTAATGAAAGGATTAAATGGTGATTGAAGAAATTCAACTGTCAACGCATTATACATCATCAACAAGGCGAATTTAATACTAGAGAGGCAATAAAAGCTTCCGTCATGAATTCGAAGAAATAATGACTTACTTGAAAGACGTATCTATCGAGGACAAGcctcaagaagaagaatccgaAAGCGAAATAGACAGCAATCTGGAAATGCCAGACCTCCATCGACGGTTTTACGACGGGGTCTCCGCCGCGTGATGATACCGATTCCATGATTTTCACTGAGAAATCATCCGAcagaagaatcaaaaatcttcctggagaagaagaaaccaccTGTTctccggaaaaaaaaattcaaacgcCGAGAATTTGGTTGCGTAATCGATCGGAATCTATTTggggaagagaagagattcgGAGCACGTTCTAATTCCTCCGGTGAGCGACAGATGGAAATTGCAAAAAGCCTTGCGAAATTGTAATTGGGATCTCACAgaccttctttctttttttctctttttgattgTTTATTATGTATTTTAGTTTCGTATCGACAACAAAGAACAACTCCTCATAATTACtagtattaattatttattattttttaaaaatacagtGTATATGAAgaagtctctctctttcttcttttttttttttttttgctttttaattaCTCTCATTCACACtagtattaattatttttattgtttaaaatacagtttattaaaaaaaaagcgaaGATAATAGGATAACAGTGGAGGTAAATGAGAGTAATTATAACACTTTGGCTGTAAGATAAGGATTCCTTAACTTTAAACCAAAGCAGGAGGAGGAGCATGATGCCCAAGTATAAGCAATGATGATCATGTTCCCCTTAATTAACTTCCAGCCTTTTGTTAACATTCtaagtttatatttattttgtatgttaaTCTTTATGTTAACAACGCAAGTGGTATGGCTTTTTCCGTTGTTTCAATATGTCTTCCTCATTCAAAGTCATTGACAATGAGGGTTTGTCCCATTCGAGGATACTTTTCTACGTCAATCTATGTGTTCTTGATATTTTTCCGAAAAGTGTTCTTGATACATGTATTCAAATAtcatgttttgaaattaaatgGCATctttaaatctaaaattatgTATCTACGTGAGTCGTGACAGATGAATCATATCATATGCATGATAATAATCTGTCTACTAAAATATTAAGCGGTGTAATATGTAATCTTTCTAGTTTTCTTTATCAAGATTGATCCCATCCACGGCATTTTATAACTCATGCTTCCAAACACTTGACTTTCGATTTGTCACGCTTGGACTCATTTATTTCTAACCATTTATGATTTCTAACCTTTCCAACCATGCATAGACTTTTCTTTCTACCACTTCAT from Arabidopsis thaliana chromosome 3, partial sequence includes these protein-coding regions:
- the LOH2 gene encoding LAG1 homologue 2 (LAG1 homologue 2 (LOH2); FUNCTIONS IN: molecular_function unknown; INVOLVED IN: response to molecule of fungal origin; LOCATED IN: Golgi apparatus, endoplasmic reticulum, plasma membrane; EXPRESSED IN: 25 plant structures; EXPRESSED DURING: 15 growth stages; CONTAINS InterPro DOMAIN/s: Longevity assurance, LAG1/LAC1 (InterPro:IPR016439), TRAM/LAG1/CLN8 homology domain (InterPro:IPR006634); BEST Arabidopsis thaliana protein match is: LAG1 longevity assurance homolog 3 (TAIR:AT1G13580.3); Has 1277 Blast hits to 1277 proteins in 227 species: Archae - 0; Bacteria - 0; Metazoa - 612; Fungi - 306; Plants - 183; Viruses - 3; Other Eukaryotes - 173 (source: NCBI BLink).): MESVSSRGGDPVVKPSMEVWHFQIAVYFAFGFFFLRLVLDRYVFQRIALWLLSTGSAPIKLNDAATRAKIVKCKESLWKLLYYAACDFFVLQVIYHEPWARDIKLYFHGWPNQELKLSIKLYYMCQCGFYVYGVAALLAWETRRKDFAVMMSHHVITIILLSYSYLTSFFRIGAIILALHDASDVFMETAKIFKYSEKEFGASVCFALFAVSWLLLRLIYFPFWIIRATSIELLDYLDMTSAEGTLMYYSFNTMLLMLLVFHIYWWYLICAMIVRLLKNRGKVGEDIRSDSEDDDD